A genomic segment from Streptosporangium roseum DSM 43021 encodes:
- a CDS encoding FadR/GntR family transcriptional regulator, translated as MLRQHEVAERIKQYILQNRLGPGDPLPTEAELCAAVGASRSSVREAIKTLTALDIVEVRHGHGTYVGRLSLAALVESLTFRGLLSRSDDFRVLSELVQVRQTIEQGLAGPILAAFDDGIHGELLDLADQMAERAARGESFIDQDREFHLLLMEPLGNELITQLTAAFWDVHAIVAHTLDTSPESVRETVEAHHAIVAAVSAGDVTAFTRAIEAHYAPVRRRLQEGPGR; from the coding sequence ATGTTGCGCCAGCATGAGGTGGCGGAGCGCATCAAGCAGTACATCTTGCAGAACCGCCTGGGACCCGGCGATCCCCTGCCCACCGAGGCGGAGCTGTGCGCCGCCGTGGGAGCCAGCCGCTCCAGCGTCCGCGAGGCGATCAAGACCCTCACCGCCCTCGACATCGTCGAGGTGCGCCACGGGCACGGCACCTACGTCGGACGGCTGTCACTCGCCGCGCTCGTCGAGAGCCTGACCTTCCGGGGGCTGCTCAGCCGGTCCGACGACTTCCGGGTGCTCTCCGAGCTGGTCCAGGTCCGCCAGACGATAGAGCAGGGGCTCGCCGGTCCCATCCTCGCCGCCTTCGACGACGGCATCCACGGCGAGCTGCTCGACCTCGCCGACCAGATGGCCGAGCGCGCGGCCCGCGGCGAGTCCTTCATCGATCAGGACCGCGAGTTCCACCTGCTGCTCATGGAGCCGCTGGGCAACGAGCTGATCACCCAGCTCACCGCCGCGTTCTGGGACGTCCACGCCATCGTCGCCCACACGCTGGACACCAGCCCCGAGTCGGTGCGGGAGACCGTCGAGGCGCACCACGCGATCGTCGCGGCGGTCTCCGCCGGAGACGTCACCGCGTTCACCCGGGCCATCGAGGCCCACTACGCCCCGGTCCGCCGGCGCCTCCAGGAGGGTCCCGGACGCTGA
- a CDS encoding ABC transporter permease translates to MFAFLRLAARRLVTLPLMLAGVTLLVFVVLQFSPNDPAYNALGESASEQARAAYAAAHGLDDPLPVRYVRFLGQLVQGDLGYTAPPAAPVVDRIVTAFPLTMQLTLLALVLAVALALGLGTVGALYRDRWPDQVTRLVSIAGVAVPSFWLGILLIQEFALGVELFPTGGYVNPADSLTGWLRSLALPAIATAVPVAASLARLVRTSMVEEMDRDYVRTATGNGLPRSVVIRGALRNALITPLTVLGLRVGYLLSGAVVIETIFDLPGMGKLILDGVTNGDVALVQGSVLTIAVSFLVVNLIVDLLYLLVNPRIRVV, encoded by the coding sequence ATGTTCGCGTTCCTACGACTGGCCGCGAGACGGCTGGTGACCCTGCCGCTCATGCTCGCCGGGGTCACCCTGCTCGTCTTCGTCGTCCTCCAGTTCTCGCCAAACGACCCGGCGTACAACGCCCTCGGCGAAAGCGCGAGCGAGCAGGCGCGCGCGGCCTACGCGGCGGCTCACGGGCTGGACGACCCGCTGCCGGTGCGCTACGTGCGGTTCCTGGGGCAGCTCGTCCAGGGTGACCTGGGATACACCGCTCCGCCCGCCGCGCCGGTGGTCGACCGCATCGTCACGGCCTTCCCGCTGACCATGCAGCTCACCCTGCTGGCCCTCGTGCTCGCGGTCGCCCTCGCCCTCGGTCTCGGCACCGTCGGCGCCCTCTACCGCGACCGCTGGCCGGACCAGGTGACCCGCCTGGTCTCCATCGCGGGTGTGGCGGTGCCGTCGTTCTGGCTGGGGATCCTGCTCATCCAGGAGTTCGCGCTCGGCGTCGAGCTGTTCCCGACCGGCGGCTACGTCAACCCCGCCGACTCCCTCACCGGGTGGCTGCGCTCGCTCGCGCTGCCGGCGATCGCGACCGCCGTACCGGTGGCGGCCTCGCTGGCGCGGCTGGTGCGCACCTCGATGGTCGAGGAGATGGACCGCGACTACGTCCGTACCGCCACCGGCAACGGCCTGCCCCGGTCGGTCGTCATCCGCGGCGCGCTGCGCAACGCGCTCATCACCCCGCTGACCGTGCTCGGACTCCGCGTGGGCTACCTGCTGAGCGGCGCCGTGGTCATCGAGACGATCTTCGACCTGCCCGGCATGGGCAAGCTCATCCTCGACGGCGTCACCAATGGTGACGTCGCCCTGGTCCAGGGGTCGGTGCTGACGATCGCGGTGTCGTTCCTCGTGGTGAATCTCATCGTCGACCTGCTCTATCTCCTCGTCAATCCGCGGATCCGGGTGGTATGA
- a CDS encoding ABC transporter substrate-binding protein — protein MPHLSAAPMNRRGFLQFVGAVSAATAFTGSLAACSGPESTTGPAPAAAADTIEAGISYALSTGFDPMTSSGATPVAANMHVFEALFDLDPVTRESYAALAARDLEKVDDTTYKVALRDGATFHDGSAVTAGDVAFSFQRVMDPANASLMVQFIPFVESVTAADAKTVEIKLKYAFPLLKERLAVVKIVPKALVEKDKTAFDAKPVGSGPYRLVEATKEDKIVFERWDKYNGTRPAKVKNMVWRLLSDSSARVTALESGRVAAIEDVPYIDVQKVGQKHKLEAAQSFGLLFLMFNCAEKPFDDKRVRQALHYAIDTDKVIQTAMLGNAAAATGYVQETHPAYAKASTVYGYDPDKAKALLKEAGVSGLNVTMVTTDTGWVKDAVPVIKEGWDAVGVTTTLDIGQSGGQYTNKVDPGKFQILVAPGDPSVFGNDMDLLLRWFFDGLWPQKRFRWDGTKEAGKVLGLLDEAAKTGDAAEQKKLWAEAVDVIAEEAPLYPILHRKLPTAWNDKKLTGFRPIPTTGLSFLDVGLA, from the coding sequence GTGCCCCACCTCTCCGCCGCACCCATGAACCGTCGCGGTTTCCTGCAGTTCGTCGGGGCCGTGAGCGCCGCCACCGCCTTCACCGGCTCGCTGGCCGCCTGCTCCGGTCCGGAGTCCACCACGGGCCCCGCGCCGGCGGCCGCGGCGGACACGATCGAGGCGGGCATCTCCTACGCCCTGTCGACCGGCTTCGATCCGATGACCTCCTCCGGCGCGACGCCGGTCGCCGCCAACATGCACGTCTTCGAGGCGCTGTTCGACCTCGACCCGGTGACCCGCGAGTCCTACGCCGCGCTGGCCGCGCGCGACCTGGAGAAGGTGGACGACACGACCTACAAGGTCGCGCTCCGCGACGGCGCGACCTTCCATGACGGCTCCGCCGTGACGGCCGGCGACGTGGCCTTCAGCTTCCAGCGCGTGATGGACCCGGCCAACGCCTCGCTCATGGTGCAGTTCATCCCGTTCGTCGAGAGCGTCACCGCCGCCGACGCCAAGACCGTCGAGATCAAGCTCAAGTACGCCTTCCCGCTGCTCAAGGAGCGGCTCGCGGTCGTCAAGATCGTGCCCAAGGCCCTCGTCGAGAAGGACAAGACCGCCTTCGACGCCAAGCCCGTCGGTTCCGGCCCCTACAGGCTGGTCGAGGCGACCAAGGAAGACAAGATCGTCTTCGAGCGGTGGGACAAGTACAACGGCACCCGCCCGGCCAAGGTCAAGAACATGGTCTGGCGGCTGCTGTCCGACTCCTCGGCCCGCGTCACCGCGCTGGAGTCGGGCCGGGTGGCGGCGATCGAGGACGTCCCCTACATCGACGTGCAGAAGGTCGGCCAGAAGCACAAGCTTGAGGCCGCGCAGTCCTTCGGCCTGCTCTTCCTCATGTTCAACTGCGCCGAGAAGCCCTTCGACGACAAGCGCGTGCGCCAGGCGCTGCACTACGCCATCGACACCGACAAGGTGATCCAGACGGCGATGCTCGGCAACGCCGCCGCGGCCACGGGTTACGTGCAGGAGACCCATCCGGCCTACGCCAAGGCCTCGACCGTCTACGGCTACGACCCGGACAAGGCCAAGGCGCTGCTGAAGGAGGCCGGCGTCTCCGGCCTGAACGTCACCATGGTGACCACCGACACCGGCTGGGTGAAGGACGCCGTCCCGGTCATCAAGGAGGGCTGGGACGCCGTCGGCGTGACCACCACCCTCGACATCGGCCAGTCCGGCGGCCAGTACACCAACAAGGTCGACCCCGGCAAGTTCCAGATCCTGGTGGCGCCCGGCGACCCGTCGGTCTTCGGAAACGACATGGACCTGCTGCTCCGCTGGTTCTTCGACGGCCTCTGGCCGCAGAAGCGGTTCCGCTGGGACGGCACCAAGGAGGCGGGGAAGGTCCTGGGGCTGCTCGACGAGGCGGCGAAGACCGGCGACGCGGCGGAGCAGAAGAAGCTGTGGGCGGAGGCGGTCGACGTCATCGCCGAGGAGGCGCCGCTCTACCCGATCCTGCACCGCAAGCTGCCCACCGCCTGGAACGACAAGAAGCTGACCGGCTTCAGGCCCATCCCCACGACGGGCCTGTCGTTCCTCGACGTCGGCCTCGCCTGA
- a CDS encoding dipeptide/oligopeptide/nickel ABC transporter permease/ATP-binding protein has product MTMFRPQLVSRLTRPGLRFSRLSPVTIVSLTVLAVVGLLALLAPLVAGDPLATGVPATPPGAEHWFGTDRAGRDVFARVAHGARSSLLVGLGATAVAVLAGAVLGSLAATSRKLVGEGIMRVLDVIMAFPPIALAAVLVAVFGRDLMLLTLTISFLYVPHLTRVVRANVLAQYGEDYVAAEQVIGAPRWYVLVKHVAINCAAPVLVFATLLVAEVIIFEASLSFIGAGIQDPAPSWGNVLAYGRQIVLAGGWWATFFPGLAILLTVLALNLLAEGLTDAWAAPRTARPRTPQAVTVATAVPAADPAMIGAAPGDGGVVLGGDAAPAPAGGGPVPGPSAEVDAALARLAVVVAGREPRVAPLPDTAKTLLSVQDLTIRFPQRYGDVPVVQSLSFDVRTGEALGLVGESGCGKSLTSLAIMGLLPRGAQVSGRIEYGGRDILALPPRQRRAISGPEIAMVYQDAMSSLNPSVLVGTQLRQLTRRGGTRTPEELLELVGLDPRRTLRSYPHELSGGQRQRVLIAMALSRSPRLLVADEPTTALDVTVQAQVVELLSRLRDELGFAMVLVSHDLGLVGELVHRVAVMYAGQLAEVGTAPRIFSGVRHHYARGLLGSVLSLEAGAERLHQVPGVVPAPQDFGPGCRFAGRCAAATELCRTSRPELAGDPHDHAHACFHPGFQPGAVQGAVREGGQL; this is encoded by the coding sequence ATGACCATGTTCCGACCGCAACTCGTCTCCCGGCTCACCCGCCCGGGCCTCCGCTTCTCCCGGCTGTCACCGGTCACGATCGTCTCCCTGACCGTCCTCGCGGTGGTGGGGCTGCTCGCCCTCCTCGCCCCCCTCGTCGCGGGAGACCCGCTGGCGACCGGCGTCCCGGCCACCCCGCCCGGCGCCGAGCACTGGTTCGGCACCGACCGCGCCGGCCGCGACGTCTTCGCCCGGGTCGCCCACGGCGCGCGATCCTCGCTCCTCGTCGGCCTGGGCGCCACCGCGGTGGCGGTGCTCGCCGGCGCGGTGCTCGGCAGCCTCGCGGCCACCTCCCGCAAGCTCGTCGGGGAGGGCATCATGCGCGTCCTCGACGTGATCATGGCCTTCCCGCCCATCGCGCTCGCCGCGGTGCTGGTGGCGGTCTTCGGCCGCGACCTCATGCTGCTGACCCTGACCATCTCCTTCCTGTACGTGCCGCATCTGACCCGCGTGGTGCGGGCCAACGTCCTGGCGCAGTACGGCGAGGACTACGTCGCCGCCGAGCAGGTGATCGGCGCCCCCCGCTGGTACGTCCTGGTCAAGCACGTCGCGATCAACTGCGCCGCGCCGGTCCTGGTCTTCGCCACCCTGCTGGTGGCGGAAGTGATCATCTTCGAGGCGAGCCTGTCGTTCATCGGCGCGGGCATCCAGGATCCCGCGCCGAGCTGGGGCAACGTCCTGGCCTACGGCCGGCAGATCGTGCTCGCCGGTGGCTGGTGGGCCACGTTCTTCCCCGGCCTGGCCATCCTGCTCACGGTGCTCGCGCTCAACCTGCTCGCCGAGGGGCTGACCGACGCCTGGGCGGCCCCCCGCACCGCCCGCCCCAGGACGCCGCAGGCCGTGACCGTGGCGACGGCCGTACCGGCCGCCGACCCCGCGATGATCGGCGCCGCGCCCGGAGACGGCGGGGTGGTGCTCGGCGGCGACGCGGCGCCCGCGCCCGCCGGCGGGGGCCCGGTCCCCGGTCCGAGCGCCGAGGTCGACGCCGCGCTCGCCCGGCTCGCCGTCGTGGTGGCCGGGCGCGAGCCCCGGGTCGCGCCGCTGCCGGACACGGCGAAGACACTGCTGTCGGTCCAGGACCTGACGATCCGCTTCCCCCAGCGCTACGGCGACGTCCCGGTCGTGCAGTCGCTCTCCTTCGACGTGCGCACCGGCGAGGCGCTCGGCCTGGTCGGGGAGTCCGGCTGCGGCAAGAGCCTGACCAGCCTGGCGATCATGGGGCTGCTGCCGCGCGGCGCACAGGTCAGCGGCCGGATCGAGTACGGCGGGCGGGACATCCTCGCGCTCCCGCCCCGGCAGCGGCGGGCGATCTCCGGCCCGGAGATCGCCATGGTCTACCAGGACGCCATGTCGTCGCTGAACCCGTCGGTCCTCGTCGGCACCCAGCTACGGCAGCTGACCCGCCGGGGCGGCACGCGGACGCCGGAGGAACTGCTCGAACTCGTGGGCCTGGACCCGCGGCGGACCCTGCGCAGCTACCCGCACGAGCTCTCCGGCGGCCAGCGCCAGCGGGTGCTGATCGCGATGGCGCTCTCGCGGAGCCCGCGCCTGCTCGTCGCCGACGAGCCCACGACGGCGCTCGACGTGACCGTGCAGGCCCAGGTGGTCGAGCTGCTCAGCCGGCTCAGGGACGAGCTCGGCTTCGCCATGGTGCTCGTCTCCCACGACCTCGGCCTGGTCGGCGAGCTCGTGCACCGGGTCGCGGTGATGTACGCGGGTCAGCTCGCGGAGGTCGGCACGGCCCCGCGGATCTTCTCCGGGGTGCGGCACCACTACGCCCGCGGCCTGCTCGGCTCCGTCCTCTCCCTGGAGGCCGGGGCGGAACGGCTGCACCAGGTGCCCGGGGTGGTGCCGGCGCCCCAGGACTTCGGCCCGGGCTGCCGTTTCGCCGGCCGGTGCGCGGCGGCCACCGAGCTGTGCCGCACGTCCCGGCCGGAGCTCGCCGGCGACCCGCACGACCACGCCCACGCCTGTTTCCACCCGGGTTTCCAGCCGGGCGCCGTCCAGGGCGCCGTCCGTGAAGGAGGACAGCTTTGA